One Augochlora pura isolate Apur16 chromosome 10, APUR_v2.2.1, whole genome shotgun sequence DNA window includes the following coding sequences:
- the LOC144475945 gene encoding uncharacterized protein LOC144475945, whose amino-acid sequence MFSYKDDLVSKIRNRIEMERKYDKHGSSKIYTSNKFENLMNESQDFCLHMSQDSIVPDTQDVVVNDNREVIVISDSSSNDSSPIQFTNSKTKSMKHTPKYKARIESSSNSECSDDEEEHKFELWRSNKKLDIFYNNKKESICAKKNDILFTSDDSASSNSDINDKLVRSSAKTMSTYINFTPESNKKVASQHNTELRMNTACVKNLLPAHIGNSTGKNVGTPRKALSSTEQIGTKEKEKLTGRDMKNILKTIKATKVVYESPKKYNNVIIDESLDSSLHPAFQNNFKGNTKIIDETPTTSGSDIHQDSKTSSNNLYKKLPNEILNTPNMDRQIDTTSELSERKKKQISEWLMTNSPDSISDSFGSIVPASNKNDVSSGNSSLERLEMNYETPNNRERIRKVRTSEKRVTVEEDNGIVQNSIAKQSTILDYTKRSKNNVLELRTPTVKHTTNVIPTPTINKPQNIDVMDCAEILDKLYGTSWRQKANELLPKSEPRKQAVMTKNRAVQTERKRRNRKIIYSSESEDDSSASPENIKSQKPSTKRNVRIGTKPKDSFINDDETESECESSYYTALTNPRTSANIAQPKLPDQPHVKGALRICDADRDDDDENEGNNCDGVQNLVQKKLYYSDNESESDSSSTSEFDPGDDIPLKPAIRKDTIKLPRQTVKKPTPIKPAPDNRKCEGKHSFLASLSENVLLANAHPDARKYRKDFKTNKESLCNYLYKLYNEKVFDDQLPKDMSIEWNVRMRGTAGFCYNKKSIKTLGNVVRSSRIVLSTKVIDTPDRLRDTLIHEMCHAAAWLINNVSDGHGPFWTGWAKKAMKTFPDLPPIRRCHDYKIATKFTYKCVGCGYSIGRHSKSLDVEKKRCGHCYGKFELLINKTTKSGTVQVQTPKRELNGFALFVKQNYSSVKKDRNVKHAEIMKILGQQFSAIKIAKNQGNIEIETNCPSSS is encoded by the exons ATGTTTAGCTATA AGGATGATCTAGTTTCTAAGATAAGAAACAGAATAGAAATGGAGAGGAAATACGACAAACATGGAAGTTCAAAAATCTAcactagtaataaatttgaaaacttGATGAACGAGTCGCAAGACTTTTGTTTACATATGTCACAGGATTCCATTGTGCCTGACACTCAAGACGTAGTTGTAAATGATAATAGAGAAGTTATAGTGATAAGTGACTCTAGCTCCAATGATTCTAGTCCTATACAATTTACAAACTCGAAAACTAAATCTATGAAACATACTCCGAAATATAAGGCACGTATTGAAAGTTCATCAAATTCTGAATGTTCAGATGATGAGGAAGaacataaatttgaattatggAGGAGTAATAAGAaacttgatattttttataacaataaaaaagaaagcatCTGTGCTAAGAAAAACGATATTCTATTTACTTCAGATGACAGTGCATCTAGTAATAgtgatataaatgataaactCGTTAGAAGTTCTGCTAAAACTATGAGTACATATATTAACTTTACTCCAGAGAGCAATAAAAAAGTGGCATCTCAGCATAATACTGAGCTACGCATGAATACTGCATGTGTCAAAAATTTATTGCCGGCTCATATTGGGAATAGTACTGGTAAAAACGTTGGTACACCTCGGAAAGCTTTGTCTAGCACTGAACAGATTGGGACAAAGGAAAAGGAGAAGCTTACAGGTAGAgacatgaaaaatattttgaaaactatCAAGGCAACAAAAGTAGTGTATGAGTCACccaaaaagtataataatgtaataatcgATGAGAGCTTAGATAGTAGTTTGCATCCAGCTtttcagaacaattttaaaggaaatactaaaattattgatgAAACTCCAACAACTTCGGGCAGTGACATTCATCAAGACTCCAAAACaagttcaaataatttatataaaaagctTCCTAATGAGATTTTAAATACTCCGAACATGGACAGACAGATAGATACAACGTCTGAATTgtcagaaagaaagaagaagcaGATCTCAGAGTGGCTTATGACCAATTCCCCTGATTCGATAAGTGATAGCTTTGGCAGTATAGTACCTgctagtaataaaaatgatgttaGTTCCGGAAACAGCAGTTTGGAAAGATTAGAAATGAACTATGAAACACCaaataatagagaaagaaTACGCAAAGTACGAACGAGCGAGAAAAGAGTAACAGTTGAAGAAGACAATGGAATAGTACAGAATTCTATAGCAAAACAATCTACCATTCTCGACTATACAAAACGGTcaaaaaataatgttcttGAACTTCGTACACCAACAGTTAAACACACAACAAATGTAATACCCACTCctacaataaataaaccacAAAACATTGATGTCATGGATTGCGcagaaatattagataaattgtATGGCACATCTTGGAGGCAAAAGGCAAATGAGTTGTTACCAAAGTCAGAACCAAGAAAACAAGCAGTTATGACAAAAAATAGAGCAGTTCAAACGGAAAG GAAACGAaggaacagaaaaattatatactcgTCTGAGTCAGAAGATGATAGTAGTGCAT CTCCAGAAAACATAAAATCACAAAAACCATCGACAAAAAGAAACGTCCGCATAGGTACTAAACCAAAGGACAGTTTTATCAATGACGATGAAACAGAAAGTGAATGTGAAAGTTCATATTATACCGCATTGACGAACCCCAGAACATCGGCGAACATCGCGCAACCTAAACTACCCGATCAACCTCATGTAAAAGG AGCATTGAGAATCTGTGATGCAGACAGAGATGATGACGATGAAAATGAAGGTAATAATTGTGATGGTGTACAGAATCTGGTACAAAAGAAACTGTATTATAGTGATAATGAAAGTGAAAGTGATAGTTCAAGCACCAGTGAATTTGATCCTGGTGATGATATACCATTAAAGCCTGCAATCAGAAAag atACAATCAAACTTCCTCGGCAAACGGTTAAGAAACCTACTCCAATTAAACCAGCTCCTGATAACCGGAAATGTGAGGGGAAACATAGCTTTCTGGCATCTTTATCTGAAAATGTCCTCCTTGCCAATGCACATCCAGATGCCAGAAAATATCGTAAAGACTTTAAAACTAATAAGGAGAGTTtgtgcaattatttatataaattatacaatgagAAAGTTTTTGATGATCAATTACCAAAGGACATGAGCATTGAATGGAATGTTCGCATGAGAGGAACGGCTGGCTTCTGCTACAataagaaatcgataaaaacaCTTGGAAATGTCGTGAGATCATCAAGAATAGTTCTATCGACGAAG GTTATAGATACACCGGATAGACTTCGGGACACTTTGATTCATGAAATGTGTCATGCAGCTGCTTGGTTAATAAACAATGTCTCTGATGGACATGGTCCATTTTGGACGGGATG GGCTAAGAAAGCTATGAAGACATTTCCTGATCTACCACCGATTCGCAGATGCCATGACTATAAAATTGCGACTAAGTTCACGTACAAATGCGTTGGTTGCGGTTACAG caTTGGCAGGCATTCCAAGTCTTTGGACGTCGAAAAGAAACGATGTGGTCATTGTTACGGAAAGTTCGAATTACTGATTAATAAAACTACAAAATCTGGAACAGTACAAGTACAAACACCTAAAAGAGAGCTCAATGGATTTGCGCTTTtcgtaaaacaaaattatagttCTGTAAAAAAAGATCGCAACGTAAAGCATGCGGAAATAATGAAGATTTTAGGTCAGCAGTTTTcggcaataaaaattgcaaagaatcaGGGGAATATTGAGATCGAAACCAACTGTCCTAGTTCGAGTTAG